The Petrotoga sp. 9PW.55.5.1 genome window below encodes:
- a CDS encoding ABC transporter ATP-binding protein yields MNLLIKEYIKKYWWRYLIGVLFLIAVDIIQLFIPRQIGSIVDTLNTPTPDLNQVKTLIFGIIMAALGLGIGRVFWRISIIGAARLFEYKTWKKMFNHIIGLDQDFFDSWRTGDLMTRFTSDVLMLRRLMGMSVIMLVDTVVMTTLTLFAMGTFVNWRLTFISVLPLPLIAFISLFFGKFIHRRFRELQEKTSELSNITEENVSGSDVVKLYSNYETMENIFNSKSQEFYNSYIRLVKVWGLMFPLAMFVGQLATIFVFNFGGPMVINNQITLGDFIMTNQYIGMLIWPMMALGNLVNLIQRGRASLRRVNEVLEQKHSIQEPERVDYEFKGHYQMKNLTFKYPNTQREVLKNINMSIEPGQMVAFVGKIGSGKSTLAKLLVKLYPVEREQLFLDGKDINDVNGRFIRDHVSYVPQDSFLFSMTIRENIAFSDEEKEELVEEYAKLSHVHDDIMGFERKYETIVGERGATLSGGQRQRVTIARALAKRSEMIILDDCLSAVDTETEEEIIGTLRQETKGKTIVVISHRLKAVKDADQIFVFDNGEIVERGNHSQLISREGIYYSMYMKQLIEKNLEE; encoded by the coding sequence TAATTTTTGGAATAATAATGGCCGCTCTCGGTTTAGGTATAGGCCGTGTGTTTTGGAGAATTTCTATAATTGGGGCCGCCAGACTTTTCGAATATAAAACTTGGAAAAAAATGTTCAATCATATAATAGGTTTAGATCAAGATTTTTTTGATAGCTGGAGAACCGGGGATCTTATGACAAGATTTACTTCAGATGTTCTGATGTTAAGACGTTTGATGGGAATGTCAGTAATAATGCTTGTAGACACTGTTGTAATGACTACATTGACTTTATTTGCGATGGGAACTTTTGTAAATTGGCGTTTGACCTTTATCTCTGTTTTACCTTTACCCTTAATAGCTTTTATTTCTCTATTTTTTGGAAAATTTATCCATAGAAGATTCAGAGAACTTCAAGAAAAAACGTCTGAATTATCTAATATAACCGAAGAAAATGTTTCAGGTTCTGATGTTGTCAAATTATATTCAAATTATGAGACTATGGAAAATATTTTTAATAGTAAATCTCAAGAGTTTTATAACTCATACATTAGATTGGTAAAAGTGTGGGGATTGATGTTTCCATTGGCAATGTTTGTTGGTCAGCTAGCCACTATTTTTGTTTTTAATTTTGGTGGTCCTATGGTAATAAACAATCAAATCACCCTTGGTGATTTTATAATGACCAATCAATATATAGGGATGCTAATTTGGCCAATGATGGCTTTAGGGAATCTTGTAAACCTAATTCAAAGGGGAAGAGCTTCACTAAGAAGGGTTAACGAAGTTTTAGAACAAAAACATTCCATACAGGAACCTGAAAGAGTAGACTATGAATTTAAAGGTCATTATCAAATGAAAAACTTAACTTTCAAATATCCTAATACACAAAGGGAAGTATTAAAAAATATAAATATGAGTATAGAACCTGGCCAAATGGTGGCATTTGTTGGTAAAATCGGTTCTGGAAAATCTACGTTAGCAAAACTTCTTGTCAAACTTTATCCAGTTGAAAGAGAACAATTATTTTTGGATGGAAAAGATATTAATGATGTAAATGGAAGATTTATTAGGGACCATGTTTCATATGTTCCTCAAGATAGTTTTTTGTTCTCTATGACAATACGAGAAAACATCGCCTTTTCCGATGAAGAAAAAGAGGAGTTGGTTGAGGAGTACGCAAAACTTTCTCATGTTCATGATGACATAATGGGCTTTGAAAGGAAATATGAAACTATAGTGGGGGAAAGAGGAGCCACTTTATCAGGAGGTCAAAGGCAAAGAGTGACGATAGCAAGAGCATTAGCCAAAAGGTCTGAAATGATTATTCTGGATGATTGTCTATCTGCCGTTGATACTGAAACAGAAGAAGAAATAATAGGAACGCTTAGGCAAGAAACAAAAGGGAAAACGATCGTTGTTATATCTCATAGATTAAAGGCGGTTAAAGATGCGGATCAAATATTTGTTTTTGATAACGGTGAAATAGTAGAAAGAGGCAACCATAGTCAGCTAATATCAAGAGAAGGAATATATTATTCTATGTATATGAAACAATTAATAGAAAAAAATCTGGAGGAATAA